Genomic segment of Tindallia magadiensis:
GGAGCTGCTTTGTTTGTACTGTTGTCTGTGATGGTAGAACAAGAAGCCAGCCCTACTAGAATAGCGGCTTCCGTTGTTTCAGGTATTGGATTTCTGGGCGGTGGCGTTATTCTGAGAGATGGCTTAAACATAAGAGGTCTCAATACAGCCGCCACGCTCTGGTGCTCGGCCGGAGTGGGCGTTCTGGCCGGCAGTGGTTATCTGACTGCCGCCGCCATCGGCACCTTTATGATTCTACTTGCCAATATAGGCCTTCGTTTCCTTCAACGGACTATATCCCGGGAGCAGCTGAACCGGGAAGAACTGGAACTGCCCTACCGGCTCCGAATTATATGTCATGAACAGGACGAAGGGCATATACGGGCGACCCTTTTAAACCTTATCAGCGAAGGCCCCCTAGTGATGACCGCTCTTCAGAGTGAAGATTCAGAGCACGCTGGAAAAATCGAGGTCAATGCAGATTTGCTGGCTTCACAGGGACAACGACATGTCATGGAAAAAATAGTGAGTAAGATGAGTTTGGAAGAATCTGTTTCACTGATTAGCTGGAAAATGATCCCAGAGTAAACAGATAGCCTGCTTATAAAATAAATCCTGAAAGGTGGTGGTGTTCATGGTTCCCTTATCGACTGACCCCGACCCGCACTTATCTAATCAATTAATCTTGCAAAATATCAAAAGGAGCGTGAGTCAAAATCAAAAATATCAAGTAACATTGAGTCTGATTCGGGTACACCTGAACAACCGATTCATGACAAAATCTAGAAATCTGAAGGACAAAAATCAATCATGAAGAATACTGATTAAGGATGGAGTGATCATAATGAGAATAGAAAAAATCAGTGCTATCAAAAGCATTAGAAATCATTTTAAGACGAAAGATATGGGGTCCGTTAAAGAAATTATCAATACCATGGATACCTTTGAAGCAGCAGATGTGATCGAAGTATTAGAACCTGAAAAGCAAGTAACCGTATTCAGGTTACTTGCCAAAGAGCATGCACTGGAAGTATTTGAGCACTTGGATGTCCATACGCAGCAGTCATTGCTGCAAAACTTTACGGATGAAAATGCCGTTGAAGTGTTTTCCTCTTTAGAGCCAGATGACAGAATTAAGCTAATCGACGAACTTCCTGCTGCTGTCGCTAAAAGACTTTTATCTTCTTTAACGCAAGAAGAAAGAGAAATGACCTCTTTATTACTTGGTTATAAGCACGGTACAGCCGGTCAGATCATGACGCCAAAGTATATACGTCTAAGCAAGGAAATGAGTGTTCAACAGGCTATCGAAAAAGTTCGGGCATCTGGTAAAGACCTTGAAACCGTCAATCTCCTTTATGTTACGGACGATAAAAGAAAACTGGAAGGCTCTGTATCCTTATCCGATATTGTGATGGCTCAACCAGAGGAAAAGATTAACAACATTATGGAAAAAGAGCCTGCTCGTGTCTATACAGAAACCGATGATGGTTTTGTTGCCGAGTTGCTAAAAGAATCTGATTTAATTTCAGTACCTGTCCTTGATTCAGAGGATCGTCTTGTAGGAGTGGTGACCGTTGATGATGCCATTGACATCCTGGAAGAAGAGGCCCTCGACGAAGTTTTTGACAAAGCTGGATTCGTAGAGCTAACCAAAACAGAAACCGACCGAAGTAAAGTTCTGATTCATGGAACCATCCCCCAAGTATGGCGGGTTCGTATTCCCTTTTTAATCATCACGTTAATTGGCGGCATGCTTGCCGGTGGCGTTATAGAGTACTTCGAAGACTTTCTAGATGCCATTGTAGCCGTCGCATTCTTTGTTCCTGTTATCATGGATATGGGTGGAAACGTTGGGACACAGTCATCAACCATCTTTACCCGCGCCCTGGTTCTTGGTCAAATTGATTTTCCAAAGTTTTTAAGACATTGGGGCAGAGAAGTCGTGATAGGTCTGACAATGGGTATTATTCTTGGAGCTGCAGGCGGAGCTTTTGCCGCTTTCTGGCAGGGCAACACTGAACTTGGAATGGTTGTCGGCATGGCACTGGCTTCCACTATTACCATTGCCACCGCCCTTGGTTTTTTAGTTCCTTATATACTCGTAAAGCTTGGTTTTGATCAGGCCGCAGGATCCGATCCTATTATTACGACCATAAAAGACTTGAGCGGATTGGCGATCTACTTCTTTTTAGTAAGTACATTCCTGATGTAAAAAGGTTTATCCATTTATTTAGATTCACTTATTTATAAGCCATTACTATATTAAACTGATCAGACCATAGACCAATAAGCAACTTGGTTTACGGAGTCGGGCTGTGTTTTACAGCAGCAGAGGTGTTGTTTATGCACATCTGTGGGACAGTACTTGTTCCATGGATGTGCTTTGGTTTTTGCAGATATAATAGATATTTCATGTTTTGTTTTTAGAGTCAGGAGGTTACAGCGATGAACATCAAAACCAGTCAGCAAGTAGCGAACCGTGTTTCAATGGTTAGTGTGCTGGCCAATGCATTGCTCAGCATTGTAAAATTAACAGCCGGTATCATTGGCAATTCAGCTGCCATGGTTTCCGACGCTGTACATTCTATTTCAGATATCTTCAGTACCATTATTGTGATGATCGGCTTCAAAGTTTCCACGAAAGAAGCTGATAAAAACCATCCCTTTGGCCACGAACGATTTGAAAGCGTAACAGCCATTATCCTTGCCTTTATCCTCACCGTGATAGGAGTAGGCATTGGTTATTCCGGTATACAGAAGATTTTTTTCACAGATACTGCTGAACTGATGGTACCGGGAGGGCTTGCCCTTGGTGCCGCTGTCATTTCGATTTTTATAAAAGAGGCAATGTATTGGTATACCAAAATTTCAGCCAGGAAAATTAATTCAGGCGCGTTGATGGCAGATGCGTGGCACCACCGATCTGATGCGATGTCTTCCGTTGGCAGTTTTATTGGAATTGCAGGTGCACGGTTAGGTTTCCCCATGATGGATCCTTTGGCCAGCATTGTTATTTGCTTGTTAATACTGAAAGTAGCTTTGTCAATTTTTACTGATTCCATCAATAAGATGACGGATACATCCTGCGATGAATCAATGATAGAGGAGATAAAAGATATCATATTGGATCAGCCAGGTGTTCTCGGTATTGATAAAGTAAAGACCAGGATGTTTGGTAACAGAAGTTATGTTGAAGTTGAAATTCGTGCCAATGGCGAAGAGCCTTTGAATGTAACTCACGAAATAGCCCATCAAGTTCACGATGCCGTTGAAAAAAACTTCCAAAGTGTCAAACATTGCACTGTCCATGTTAATCCTGTCCATCCTAATAATTCAGGAAACACATCATTTTAATGCTATTTCTCCGATTTCAACCCAGCACCGCACATTGGTATGAGGCAATCTTTTAGTGGTCCATTCATTTCGATATATTTTAAATAGGCTGCATATGTGGCCGCCGTAGTATGTTCAACATAGATACCTTTTTTTGCTAAATTATTTCTTGCTTCTAAAATCTGGTGCTCCGGTGCCGTCACCACTTGAATTTTGTGACGGTCAATAGAGTCTAGTATTTCCTTTCCTCTCATTGGAGCACCAATAGCAATCCCTTCTGCCAAAGTAGGCATAGGGTTTAGCAAAACGGCTTCTTTTTCCTTTGTGATCGTTGCCCGATAAATAGGTGCACAGTTTTCACTCTGTACAGCAATGATCTTTGGCATCTCTTTAATCGTCTTACTTTCTATAAACTCTTCCAGCGCTTTGACTACTCCAATAAATAAAGTTCCATTCCCTAAGGGTATAAAAATGGTTGCTGGTATTCTCCCCAGTTGTTCATAAACCTCGTAAATATAGGTTTTTGTTCCTTCGAAGAAAAACGGATTATAGACATGACTGGCATAATACATTTCTGCTTCTTTAACTTTTTTTCTGCACATATCAGCACACTGATCCCTATTCCCCGGAACTATTTGAACCTTAGCTCCATGTGATTGGATCATGCTTATCTTTTGTTGGGATGTTCCTTCAGGAACAAAAATTTCACAGGCAATACCTGCTTTCCCACTATATGCCGCCACGCTGTTTCCAGCATTCCCACTGCTATCTTGCACTACGGATTCAATTCCTATTTTTTTCGCATGAGCTATCATTACAGCCGCACCTCTATCCTTAAAAGATAGCGTAGGCATGAAATAATCCATTTTCATTTTTACATTTTCATTTAATGAAATAATGGGTGTCATTCCTTCTCCTAAACTAATCTGCTGCCAAGTTTCTCCCTCTAATGGCATGAATGCACGATAGCGAAAAATATTCCAACATTGTGTATCAATAAGAGAGGGATGAAATTTAGGTGGTCGATAGTTAATATTCCAAAGACCACCACAGATACAGGTCGGTTTTAACGTGTCTGCTGGCACTTTTCTGTCACATTGGTAACAAAAAAAAGTAGTTTCTCCATGCTGCTTCAATGAGCATACCTCCTATTCTTCTAAAGAAAGTTCATTGCTAACGTAACACTTTTTTTATCCGTTGTTCTTCATAGTCGTATTATAGCACAGGAGTCATTACAGCGTCCTTTTACTCGCACTTAAAAACCCACTTCCTCCTCTTGGATGAGGATTGAAGTGAGCTTTTATTGTTGTTTCTTTATTTCACCAGTATGTTCAAACTTTTTGCATCTTCTAATACTTCAACGCCGTATTCCACATTGCTGGGAAGCACTATCATCTCTCCAGCACTCAAAATTTTCTCTTCATCCCTTCGGTAAAGAATTTTCAGTTTTCCCTGGAACACATAAATAATGCTGTCTTCTTCCTGGAACTCTTTGCTGATGCTTTCTCCTTTAGCGTAGGAAAAGAAACGTATATCAGTATGATCTGTTGTGCAAATTGCCTTGCTGGCGATGGTATTTTCGCTGTTGGAAATCATTTGATCAATGGATAGAGGCAATAGTGCTTCCATATTTTTAACTACTTTCATCGGCTTATTTCTCCTTCCTAACCACCATCAGAAGCATTTTCATATCTTCTTTCGCCTGAACCTGATGAGAAATACCAGAGGGCATCAGCACCATCTGACCCTTTTCGGCTTCTTGTGTTTCTTCGCCAATGGTTACACTGGCTACCCCCTGGTGAATGTAGATGAGTGCATCTCCATTGGCCGTATGAGGACCTACTCCTTCACCTTTTCCAAAGGCAAGCAAGGTAATACCAACGCCCTTTTCCTGTGCCAAGGTCTTGCTTTCAATTTCTCCCGGCTTGCAACTCACCATTTCGTCAAAGTTCACTGCTTTAGCTTTCGCTATGTTCTTAATTAGTTCCATTTAAATCCTCCTGTTCTTCTTATTTTTATATATTTATTGACATGAATTATCAATTACTATTAAGTTACTACCCTATCTTTCTCTGAAAAATCAGGCCGCAGGTGGGAAATTCCGGGACTTTCCATATTATCTATTCTTATTGCCTATCCTTGGTCTGCTCTTTTGAATTTTATCAGTCCGATGGAGGCTTCCAAAACAGCGGCCAATATAACTGTGATAAAGGCCCACGCAAATACTCCTGCCGTGTTCAGGTGAACTCTTTCTATTTGAAAACTGGTTCCTATGGAAAACACCGGCTGACTCAGAACCTCTGCGGCTACTATAATCTTCAGGTTCAAACCCATGGCGGCAATCATGGCACTTTGCAGATATGATGCCAAAGATGGAAGGTAGAGATCTTTCAGTCGCTGAAATCCCTTGATTTCATATAGATTCATCATTTCGATCAGCTTTCCGTCCACATTTCGAATCCCTTGAACAATGCTTTCATAAAGAATGGGAAAAATAACCACAAAACCCACCAAAATGGGTGCTCTATCAGAGTCCAGCCATATCAGAGCAAGAAGGATGATGGCCATGGTTGGTACCGCCCGATTCATCAAAACCAGAGGCTTAAGTAAGTGGTAGACGGCTTTCGAATATCCTCCTGCAATTCCAAGACCAAGGCCGCAGGTCAGTGCGATGAAAAACCCAATGACGGCCCGCCGAAGGGTGTTTATGATAATCAGTAAAAAGTTGGGCTGTGTTATGATACGGATCATTTCAGCCAGAGTGGTGGCCGGTGAGGGAATGATGATTTCCCTGTCCACAGCCATAGCCAACATTTGCCAGACCAAGAGAAGGATCACCGCCGAAAGCATCTTCAGGCTAATGCTATTTTTCCATATAGAAGTTGTCATCCAGCTCTTTCCCCCCTACAGTATCAGGAGCAGCCTCCAGAAGAACACGGATATAAGCTTCAATGGAGGGTTTGGCTTCGGATGCATGCTGATACTCGATGTTCATTCGTTCAAGGCCCTGAACCACTGCACCTTTTCGCATACCTACTTCAAGTTCCTCGCTGTATTCACCAGCCAGTTCGCGATTTTCAAACAACCAGTCGATACTGCTTTCATATTCTTCCAGGAAGGCATCCACAAACGCTCTTTGGTTATCGATCAAATCTCTGCTGATAATCAGTGATGCCTGAGGATAAGAACTATATCCTTCATTCAGACGGCTCCATTCCTCTTGCAGGTTGTATAGAACCACTGCATCTTCACGGTTCATTAATATATTAGTTAGTGCCGGCTCAGGAATAACTGCCAAGTCAATTTGTCCGGCAGTAAATGCCGGAGCCAGCTCTGTTGCTCCGCCCATGTAATGAAGGTTTACATCCTGGTCCGGATCAATTCCGTTTCCGGACAGTACATACCTCAGTATGATGTCCGGAGTAAGACCTCGGCCCAAAGTATGAATATCTTTTCCTTTCAGATCTTCCCACTGATCAATTTCTTCGTTTCCAACCATGTAAAGAACTCCCCATACGCTGGAGGCCACCAACTGAAAATCAGCTCCCCGGTGATACAGAGAAGCCGCCAGATTTGTCGGAACAACGGCAATATCCACTTCTCCGGATAGGAGTCGAGAGGCCATCAGGTCCGGAGATTGGACCGATTCGTATTGAATGTTCACATGATCCCCAAAAGAAGGCTGCTCTTTAAACATTCTGATCATGCTCAAGGTGGGCGCACCAGTGGGGGCTGCCACTTTCACACTGATTTGTTCTGCTTCTTCCGGTTTTTCTGCGGCTTCTTCCTGAATACCCGTTGCTTTTTCCTGATCCTCTGCTGCCTGTTTATTGTTACTGCAAGCAGCAAAGGAGGTTATCGTTAATACCATTATTAATACGATCATTAGCACTTTTTTCATGATGACACTTCCTTTTCTTTTTATTTGTCATTCCGTCAATAATGATTTCTCTGGCCCTTAACAAATCGTTGTCCATAAGAGTTCTCTGACTTTGGGGTGTTTTGATTTCAATCACTTGATCCACGGTGCAGGGGTTTTTCTTCAAAAGAATGATCCGGTTTCCCAATAGAAGGGCTTCATCAATTTCATGGGTGACAAAGACCACCGTGTTTCCCCATTCTGTCCATAGATCCTGAAGCATTTTCACCATGTTCATCCGAAGATCGTAATCCAGAGATTTAAAGGGCTCGTCCATCAGAA
This window contains:
- a CDS encoding MgtC/SapB family protein, with the translated sequence MIWVDFTIRLLAALLLGTMIGAERQWRQRMSSLRTNALVSVGAALFVLLSVMVEQEASPTRIAASVVSGIGFLGGGVILRDGLNIRGLNTAATLWCSAGVGVLAGSGYLTAAAIGTFMILLANIGLRFLQRTISREQLNREELELPYRLRIICHEQDEGHIRATLLNLISEGPLVMTALQSEDSEHAGKIEVNADLLASQGQRHVMEKIVSKMSLEESVSLISWKMIPE
- the mgtE gene encoding magnesium transporter, producing the protein MRIEKISAIKSIRNHFKTKDMGSVKEIINTMDTFEAADVIEVLEPEKQVTVFRLLAKEHALEVFEHLDVHTQQSLLQNFTDENAVEVFSSLEPDDRIKLIDELPAAVAKRLLSSLTQEEREMTSLLLGYKHGTAGQIMTPKYIRLSKEMSVQQAIEKVRASGKDLETVNLLYVTDDKRKLEGSVSLSDIVMAQPEEKINNIMEKEPARVYTETDDGFVAELLKESDLISVPVLDSEDRLVGVVTVDDAIDILEEEALDEVFDKAGFVELTKTETDRSKVLIHGTIPQVWRVRIPFLIITLIGGMLAGGVIEYFEDFLDAIVAVAFFVPVIMDMGGNVGTQSSTIFTRALVLGQIDFPKFLRHWGREVVIGLTMGIILGAAGGAFAAFWQGNTELGMVVGMALASTITIATALGFLVPYILVKLGFDQAAGSDPIITTIKDLSGLAIYFFLVSTFLM
- a CDS encoding cation diffusion facilitator family transporter, which codes for MNIKTSQQVANRVSMVSVLANALLSIVKLTAGIIGNSAAMVSDAVHSISDIFSTIIVMIGFKVSTKEADKNHPFGHERFESVTAIILAFILTVIGVGIGYSGIQKIFFTDTAELMVPGGLALGAAVISIFIKEAMYWYTKISARKINSGALMADAWHHRSDAMSSVGSFIGIAGARLGFPMMDPLASIVICLLILKVALSIFTDSINKMTDTSCDESMIEEIKDIILDQPGVLGIDKVKTRMFGNRSYVEVEIRANGEEPLNVTHEIAHQVHDAVEKNFQSVKHCTVHVNPVHPNNSGNTSF
- a CDS encoding threonine synthase is translated as MKQHGETTFFCYQCDRKVPADTLKPTCICGGLWNINYRPPKFHPSLIDTQCWNIFRYRAFMPLEGETWQQISLGEGMTPIISLNENVKMKMDYFMPTLSFKDRGAAVMIAHAKKIGIESVVQDSSGNAGNSVAAYSGKAGIACEIFVPEGTSQQKISMIQSHGAKVQIVPGNRDQCADMCRKKVKEAEMYYASHVYNPFFFEGTKTYIYEVYEQLGRIPATIFIPLGNGTLFIGVVKALEEFIESKTIKEMPKIIAVQSENCAPIYRATITKEKEAVLLNPMPTLAEGIAIGAPMRGKEILDSIDRHKIQVVTAPEHQILEARNNLAKKGIYVEHTTAATYAAYLKYIEMNGPLKDCLIPMCGAGLKSEK
- a CDS encoding cupin domain-containing protein, encoding MKVVKNMEALLPLSIDQMISNSENTIASKAICTTDHTDIRFFSYAKGESISKEFQEEDSIIYVFQGKLKILYRRDEEKILSAGEMIVLPSNVEYGVEVLEDAKSLNILVK
- a CDS encoding cupin domain-containing protein; translation: MELIKNIAKAKAVNFDEMVSCKPGEIESKTLAQEKGVGITLLAFGKGEGVGPHTANGDALIYIHQGVASVTIGEETQEAEKGQMVLMPSGISHQVQAKEDMKMLLMVVRKEK
- a CDS encoding ABC transporter permease, with product MTTSIWKNSISLKMLSAVILLLVWQMLAMAVDREIIIPSPATTLAEMIRIITQPNFLLIIINTLRRAVIGFFIALTCGLGLGIAGGYSKAVYHLLKPLVLMNRAVPTMAIILLALIWLDSDRAPILVGFVVIFPILYESIVQGIRNVDGKLIEMMNLYEIKGFQRLKDLYLPSLASYLQSAMIAAMGLNLKIIVAAEVLSQPVFSIGTSFQIERVHLNTAGVFAWAFITVILAAVLEASIGLIKFKRADQG
- a CDS encoding ABC transporter substrate-binding protein, whose translation is MKKVLMIVLIMVLTITSFAACSNNKQAAEDQEKATGIQEEAAEKPEEAEQISVKVAAPTGAPTLSMIRMFKEQPSFGDHVNIQYESVQSPDLMASRLLSGEVDIAVVPTNLAASLYHRGADFQLVASSVWGVLYMVGNEEIDQWEDLKGKDIHTLGRGLTPDIILRYVLSGNGIDPDQDVNLHYMGGATELAPAFTAGQIDLAVIPEPALTNILMNREDAVVLYNLQEEWSRLNEGYSSYPQASLIISRDLIDNQRAFVDAFLEEYESSIDWLFENRELAGEYSEELEVGMRKGAVVQGLERMNIEYQHASEAKPSIEAYIRVLLEAAPDTVGGKELDDNFYMEK